A section of the Spirosoma pollinicola genome encodes:
- a CDS encoding two-component regulator propeller domain-containing protein: protein MSKLIHIYALFLMVVFCTSCGQNQTNGPKDTIRSEIKDIGPNVMVRNIKRGSNGTILIAGPNNASFGDVFRYDARLPEGQGKSFTNLTSKLGQHKFQDVLEDRSGNIWFATTDSGVYYYNGKSLPTGQVGIQHFTTTEGLANNRVTSIYEDKAGIIWFGTGGGVSRYDGKSFRNFTSPNAPLFYKEGDWNNDIHTIIEDKTGKLWVGTRGDAFVYDGKKFTTLTHKGEPFLDVWAIMEDRKGTIWLSGYNGFKVSQTGGLYRYDGSTFTKVSERGAYAIIEDKKGNIWTTGPVNPANWTVQALSRYEAKSLSSNEPTVTEIRSGKAFLGLSEANDGSIWFGDATGVYRYDGKTITDFYNKEGQKKYSLDTKQSVVIWKGSWLLGAWEGSTFLGDGAGTGGVDLLKGELLIESDRRSDRHLVGGAVDVDMTTIEQKFDDPGPHNKLPPFFDVKKFPVSRFIITKVETGNDGNTKVPTDGSIRVTSEGNIKVTGNLTIEGITKAVTFPAQLYFKDGMDGTVEINGTLTLDRTEWGIDSGSEKHFFKSGNAISDDVKLFMKIVAKK, encoded by the coding sequence ATGTCTAAACTCATACACATATATGCTTTGTTCCTGATGGTTGTTTTTTGCACTTCCTGTGGACAAAACCAAACAAACGGACCAAAAGATACTATCAGGTCCGAAATTAAAGACATAGGGCCTAACGTAATGGTTCGTAATATAAAAAGAGGCAGTAATGGCACCATTTTGATTGCTGGCCCCAACAACGCATCATTTGGTGATGTTTTTCGATATGATGCCCGCTTGCCAGAGGGGCAGGGAAAATCGTTTACTAATCTTACAAGTAAACTAGGTCAGCACAAATTCCAGGATGTTCTGGAAGATCGAAGTGGAAATATCTGGTTCGCTACTACTGATTCAGGCGTTTATTATTACAACGGGAAATCCCTGCCTACCGGACAGGTAGGAATTCAACATTTCACTACCACAGAGGGTCTTGCCAATAATCGGGTTACGTCTATTTATGAAGACAAAGCCGGCATTATTTGGTTCGGCACGGGAGGTGGAGTAAGTCGTTACGATGGGAAATCGTTTCGAAATTTTACATCTCCAAACGCCCCGCTTTTTTATAAAGAAGGGGATTGGAATAATGATATTCATACAATCATTGAAGATAAAACAGGAAAATTGTGGGTTGGCACAAGAGGAGACGCCTTTGTTTATGATGGGAAAAAATTTACCACGTTAACCCATAAAGGCGAACCCTTTCTCGATGTTTGGGCTATAATGGAAGATAGAAAAGGTACTATTTGGCTCAGCGGTTACAATGGCTTTAAAGTAAGCCAGACCGGTGGCCTCTATCGCTATGACGGCAGTACCTTTACGAAGGTATCGGAGAGGGGTGCTTATGCAATAATCGAAGATAAAAAAGGAAACATCTGGACTACTGGTCCGGTAAATCCTGCTAATTGGACGGTCCAGGCACTTTCCCGTTATGAGGCAAAGTCCTTGTCTAGTAATGAGCCCACGGTAACCGAAATCAGGTCAGGAAAGGCTTTTCTGGGGCTTTCGGAAGCGAACGATGGAAGTATTTGGTTTGGCGATGCGACCGGCGTGTATCGGTATGATGGGAAGACCATCACGGACTTTTACAATAAAGAGGGTCAGAAAAAATATAGCCTAGATACAAAGCAAAGTGTTGTCATATGGAAAGGTTCCTGGCTACTTGGTGCATGGGAAGGTTCTACGTTTTTGGGTGATGGTGCCGGTACAGGGGGCGTTGATCTATTAAAAGGAGAATTATTGATCGAATCGGATCGCCGAAGCGACCGTCATCTGGTGGGTGGTGCAGTTGACGTCGACATGACTACAATTGAACAAAAATTTGATGATCCAGGTCCACACAATAAATTACCGCCATTTTTTGATGTCAAAAAATTCCCTGTTTCTAGATTCATAATTACGAAGGTTGAAACAGGGAATGATGGAAATACAAAAGTTCCAACTGATGGAAGTATAAGAGTTACATCTGAAGGAAATATAAAAGTTACCGGGAACCTGACCATTGAAGGTATCACGAAGGCAGTTACTTTTCCAGCCCAACTATACTTTAAGGACGGAATGGACGGAACTGTCGAGATAAATGGCACACTGACCCTTGATCGAACAGAGTGGGGTATCGATTCTGGATCAGAAAAGCACTTTTTTAAGTCTGGTAATGCAATCTCGGACGACGTTAAACTCTTTATGAAAATCGTAGCAAAAAAATAA
- a CDS encoding ATP-binding protein has product MKATFFGLLLLFLLVSSSWAQTGVNTVKSLPPEGINLQEGWRFQAGDNPAWANVDFPDQSWPISKLTRDINDPSPLNAAPMGWLRLRLSTDSTWLREPLALVIQQVGASEIYLNGQLLHRWGVVSADPKKVIAFDPLWKPIPFPLRKTGEQLLAVRFARQPGIHYTTVFESQNPPFWIQLKKQEAADVFYQQYLVIAERLHVFLISACCILAILHLAFYRFDPSRKANLYFGLWAVLVLTGNILQRNLMIATHLVADKFYIANLSFALYQLGSLMLMLALYQLLEQRKDKVYWALVAWILAGLLLNAGIYGWGWKVGGVLAGTACQLNMVRIAWLAIRRQKKGAWIIGLGAISFVLFFLAFFLPSMWSNELFTIGIANRRNSLYILSLLSIPVATSIYLGLDFALLSRALEQQLTEVKALSYQALIQEKQTQALQELDSLKSRFFANISHEFRTPLSIIKGSVEKLRHQDKEGSERRSDYQLIDRSASRLLQLINQLLDLSRLEAGKLELHPKPGELTHFLQGMAGSFASLFESKGITYHYTVSLQPVWVQLDSDKLEQIISNLLANAYKFTPATGQVRFSAAVEPGQTGRCELQLIIQDTGIGIGEHQLTRIFDRFYQVDDSATRSYEGTGIGLALVAELVDLHGGQLTVESTLGSGTTFRLCIPLEMLPVEERPGQESPGLDGSASGIPVSEPTIMPSMKEPAQSSKRSSHSEQILVVEDNRDLRQFLVSQLAKNYTVSEVENGLDGYQTAIKTIPDLIISDVMMPGLDGMALCERLKTDERTSHIPIILLTARADRESKLKGLDTGADDYMSKPFGLEELQVRVRNLLESRQKLRERFSRQITLHPTELVVTSLDEQFLQKALAVTQANLANAAFDVELFSREMGLSRTQLHRKLTALTEQSPNEFIRALRLQRAASLLQQQQGNVADVAYQVGFNSPNYFTKCFRDVYGQTPTEYASGRVGSVKKP; this is encoded by the coding sequence ATGAAAGCTACTTTCTTCGGTTTACTCCTTCTATTCCTGCTGGTTTCCTCAAGCTGGGCACAAACGGGGGTTAATACGGTCAAAAGCCTGCCTCCTGAAGGGATTAATCTCCAGGAAGGCTGGCGGTTCCAGGCAGGTGATAATCCTGCCTGGGCCAACGTCGACTTTCCCGATCAGAGCTGGCCAATCAGTAAGCTCACCCGCGATATCAATGATCCTTCCCCCCTGAATGCCGCCCCCATGGGTTGGCTGCGATTGCGATTGTCAACCGATAGTACCTGGCTGCGAGAACCGCTGGCATTAGTCATTCAGCAAGTGGGGGCCTCCGAAATTTATCTCAACGGGCAGCTCCTGCACCGATGGGGCGTGGTGAGTGCCGATCCTAAAAAAGTGATCGCGTTTGATCCCTTGTGGAAACCCATACCCTTCCCCCTGCGTAAAACCGGCGAGCAGCTACTGGCCGTCCGGTTTGCCCGTCAGCCCGGTATTCACTATACAACCGTGTTTGAAAGTCAGAATCCCCCCTTCTGGATTCAGCTAAAAAAGCAGGAGGCCGCCGACGTTTTCTATCAGCAGTACCTGGTCATTGCGGAGCGCTTACATGTGTTTCTGATCAGTGCCTGTTGTATACTGGCCATCCTTCACCTGGCTTTTTATCGATTCGACCCCAGCCGAAAAGCGAACCTCTATTTCGGTCTGTGGGCCGTTCTGGTGTTGACAGGAAATATTTTGCAGCGAAATTTGATGATCGCTACCCATCTAGTCGCCGACAAATTTTATATAGCCAATCTGTCGTTCGCCCTCTACCAGCTGGGTAGTCTAATGCTGATGTTGGCACTCTACCAATTGCTGGAACAACGCAAAGACAAAGTTTACTGGGCGCTGGTCGCTTGGATTCTTGCCGGGCTGTTGCTTAACGCCGGTATTTACGGATGGGGCTGGAAAGTCGGTGGTGTTTTGGCCGGGACGGCCTGCCAGCTAAATATGGTCCGAATTGCCTGGCTGGCCATTCGCCGACAGAAAAAAGGGGCCTGGATTATTGGCCTGGGAGCGATCAGTTTCGTTTTATTTTTTTTGGCCTTTTTTCTGCCCAGCATGTGGAGCAACGAGCTGTTTACTATAGGCATTGCCAACCGACGAAATAGCCTATATATACTCTCCTTACTGAGTATTCCGGTGGCCACCTCCATTTACCTGGGGCTTGATTTTGCCTTGCTCAGTCGCGCCCTTGAGCAGCAGTTAACCGAAGTCAAAGCCCTTTCCTACCAAGCCCTGATTCAGGAAAAGCAAACCCAGGCGTTGCAGGAGCTGGATAGCCTCAAATCACGCTTTTTTGCCAATATCTCCCACGAATTCCGTACCCCGCTCTCGATCATCAAAGGGTCAGTAGAAAAGCTACGGCATCAGGATAAAGAAGGCTCCGAACGGCGATCCGATTACCAACTCATCGACCGTAGCGCGAGTCGGCTATTGCAACTGATCAACCAGTTGCTGGACCTCTCCCGATTGGAAGCGGGTAAACTGGAACTGCATCCAAAGCCCGGTGAACTGACTCACTTTCTCCAAGGGATGGCGGGTTCGTTTGCCTCCCTCTTCGAAAGCAAGGGTATCACTTACCACTACACGGTATCGCTGCAACCGGTTTGGGTACAACTGGACAGCGATAAACTCGAGCAAATTATTTCTAATCTCCTTGCCAACGCCTATAAGTTTACGCCTGCTACCGGTCAGGTGCGGTTTTCAGCAGCAGTTGAACCGGGGCAAACCGGTAGATGTGAGCTTCAACTCATCATTCAGGACACGGGCATTGGCATCGGAGAACACCAACTTACCCGCATCTTCGATCGGTTTTACCAGGTCGATGATTCGGCTACCCGCTCGTATGAAGGCACGGGCATCGGGTTAGCCCTGGTGGCCGAACTGGTTGACTTGCATGGTGGGCAACTAACCGTAGAAAGCACGTTGGGCAGTGGTACAACTTTCCGTCTCTGCATTCCTTTGGAAATGCTACCTGTGGAAGAACGGCCCGGGCAGGAAAGTCCCGGGCTGGATGGCTCTGCGTCGGGAATCCCCGTCTCAGAACCCACGATAATGCCTTCGATGAAGGAACCTGCCCAAAGCAGTAAACGATCGAGCCATTCCGAGCAGATTTTAGTCGTGGAGGATAACCGGGATTTAAGGCAGTTCCTGGTCAGCCAACTGGCGAAAAACTATACCGTATCGGAAGTTGAAAACGGTCTGGACGGCTACCAAACCGCTATAAAAACAATTCCCGATTTGATTATTTCGGATGTGATGATGCCCGGCCTGGATGGGATGGCTCTCTGTGAGCGACTCAAAACCGACGAACGAACCAGCCATATTCCTATTATTCTGTTGACCGCCCGAGCCGACAGGGAAAGCAAACTCAAAGGCCTCGATACGGGCGCCGATGACTATATGAGCAAGCCCTTTGGTCTGGAGGAGTTACAGGTCCGGGTTCGCAACCTGCTGGAAAGCCGCCAAAAGCTTCGGGAGCGGTTCAGTCGGCAGATCACCCTGCACCCCACCGAACTGGTCGTCACCTCGCTGGATGAACAGTTTCTTCAAAAAGCCTTGGCCGTAACCCAAGCTAATCTAGCCAATGCGGCCTTTGACGTAGAGCTGTTCAGCCGGGAAATGGGATTGAGTCGAACCCAACTGCATCGCAAACTGACTGCCTTAACCGAGCAGTCGCCCAATGAATTTATCCGTGCCCTTCGCTTGCAACGAGCGGCCAGCCTGCTCCAGCAACAGCAGGGAAATGTGGCCGACGTGGCTTATCAGGTGGGCTTCAACAGCCCGAACTATTTTACCAAGTGCTTCCGGGATGTCTACGGGCAAACGCCGACCGAATACGCCAGTGGGCGTGTGGGCTCCGTCAAAAAACCGTAA